A single window of Lentilitoribacter sp. Alg239-R112 DNA harbors:
- a CDS encoding DUF1826 domain-containing protein, which translates to MNFICEEIIEHAKGVVIAREPQDLIAIREHNCAATLWKRKFQSDFQTWIDQLPPENLPEGRLILPQNRIADAVHQLCEIAGTPEGSACDMLVNDIDALAQLFSALMGTEYLRLRLEKVTDNACRKFHKDAITARLVCTYRGQGTQYGTSLEGDEPQQIFNVPTGAPILLRGTLWPETPESGLLHRSPPIDGTGETRLLLVLDPVSDPENDV; encoded by the coding sequence ATGAATTTTATTTGCGAAGAAATCATTGAACACGCCAAAGGCGTGGTCATTGCCAGGGAGCCGCAAGACCTGATCGCTATTCGCGAGCACAATTGTGCGGCAACCCTGTGGAAACGGAAGTTTCAGTCCGATTTCCAAACCTGGATCGACCAACTTCCGCCAGAAAACCTGCCGGAGGGCCGGCTGATTCTGCCGCAGAACCGCATTGCCGATGCTGTGCATCAATTGTGCGAAATTGCCGGAACCCCGGAAGGTTCGGCGTGTGATATGCTGGTCAACGACATCGATGCCTTGGCGCAACTTTTCTCCGCGCTCATGGGGACGGAATATTTGCGCCTGCGGCTAGAAAAGGTGACAGACAACGCCTGCAGAAAGTTTCATAAAGACGCGATCACAGCCCGCCTGGTCTGCACCTATCGCGGCCAGGGAACGCAATATGGAACCTCGTTAGAAGGTGATGAGCCGCAGCAGATTTTCAACGTGCCCACTGGTGCACCAATCCTGCTGCGTGGAACCCTTTGGCCTGAAACACCAGAATCCGGCCTGCTGCATCGATCTCCCCCGATTGACGGCACGGGCGAAACACGTTTACTTCTGGTTCTTGACCCCGTTTCTGATCCTGAGAATGATGTGTGA
- a CDS encoding alpha/beta fold hydrolase, with amino-acid sequence MRKLFIFFLFQIGAIFLTLGISMAQSTDNLSGRIEEVKVPAPALTGNLLKTPDIQNVAVYLPPGYDKNLEQNYAVIYLLHGIFDDRGVWSENYKVPEILDRLISTGKIPELIVVMPDGGNKYGGGYYRNSTVSGHWADYIADDLVSFIDENFRTLAKVDSRAIIGHSMGGYGALNLAMTQPGVFSVVWALSPCCLSARDDLSFGNDAWKRAAAVNSEEDLLDLIEKRDFYPIATIGILNAFSPNAKAPPVYANFPFDIVRGEVVLDDLLYDRYLDALPSRQVHNTRKALRDLRGLAIGVGLGDQFLHIPTGTLEFSHRLGQERIPHRLDVYAGDHRQHVSERLENIILPWTVQKMVVSNVER; translated from the coding sequence ATGCGAAAATTGTTCATATTCTTTCTATTCCAAATTGGTGCCATATTTCTAACACTCGGAATTTCAATGGCTCAATCTACAGATAATTTGAGTGGAAGAATAGAAGAAGTAAAGGTACCCGCCCCAGCATTAACTGGAAACCTTCTTAAAACTCCCGATATCCAAAATGTAGCAGTCTATCTTCCTCCCGGATACGATAAAAACTTAGAGCAAAATTATGCCGTTATTTATCTGCTTCACGGGATTTTTGATGACCGTGGGGTTTGGAGCGAAAATTACAAGGTGCCAGAAATTCTAGATCGTTTGATCTCAACAGGCAAGATCCCGGAATTGATTGTCGTTATGCCAGATGGTGGCAACAAATATGGTGGTGGCTATTATCGCAACTCAACGGTCAGCGGACACTGGGCAGATTATATAGCAGACGATCTCGTTAGTTTTATCGATGAGAATTTTCGCACGCTAGCAAAAGTTGATAGCCGCGCTATCATTGGTCACTCAATGGGTGGATATGGCGCACTGAATCTAGCAATGACTCAACCGGGAGTGTTTTCGGTGGTTTGGGCGCTTAGTCCCTGCTGCCTCAGTGCAAGAGATGATCTTAGTTTTGGAAATGACGCATGGAAACGAGCGGCTGCTGTTAATTCTGAAGAAGATCTGCTCGACCTTATTGAGAAACGCGACTTCTATCCGATCGCGACCATCGGCATTCTAAATGCATTCAGTCCGAACGCGAAGGCACCACCCGTCTATGCAAATTTCCCATTCGATATTGTGCGCGGAGAGGTTGTTCTCGATGATCTCTTATATGATCGCTATCTAGATGCTTTGCCATCACGTCAAGTGCATAATACTCGAAAGGCGCTTCGCGATCTACGTGGATTAGCGATAGGGGTGGGCCTTGGTGATCAGTTTTTGCATATCCCAACCGGCACGCTTGAATTTTCGCATCGCCTCGGACAAGAGCGCATACCTCATAGGTTGGATGTTTACGCTGGAGATCACCGGCAGCATGTCAGCGAGCGACTTGAAAACATCATTCTCCCATGGACGGTGCAAAAAATGGTCGTGTCCAATGTTGAAAGATAA
- a CDS encoding MBL fold metallo-hydrolase, giving the protein MNISRRNFLGMGGAAALAAPFIVRPNLLSAHEVGLDAGAIPSYAKRRVGSAEITVLLDGTIDVGQDLIVGFDQDKANKTLKQQHLPAFESTRPLPVLGHVIDTGERKIAIDTGTLPGFSPKTGGYHAALKQAGIDVTEIDTVLLTHLHPDHIGGLSADKKRLFPNAEIVVNSTEWDFWHGSAADGLPSQVQPFVQIARDLTEPYKDRLRTFDNDAEVLPGIQAKFMPGHTPGHVGFHLHDAGEDLLFWGDLIHLPRLQFNNPEWLIAFDMDPAQTAKTRARMLDMAAADRVPVTGAHLEFPGFGYVDQTANGYDFVPAAYDYSL; this is encoded by the coding sequence ATGAACATTAGTCGAAGAAACTTTCTTGGCATGGGGGGAGCTGCTGCCCTTGCTGCGCCTTTTATCGTGCGTCCCAATCTGCTTTCCGCCCATGAGGTTGGTCTAGATGCAGGGGCGATACCCTCCTATGCTAAGCGTCGCGTTGGATCGGCAGAGATAACTGTTCTATTGGATGGCACCATTGATGTCGGGCAAGATTTAATTGTTGGGTTTGATCAAGATAAAGCGAATAAAACGCTAAAACAGCAGCATCTGCCTGCTTTTGAGAGTACACGACCACTACCGGTTCTTGGTCATGTCATTGACACCGGTGAGCGGAAGATTGCCATAGACACAGGCACGCTGCCTGGATTTTCACCCAAGACAGGAGGATACCATGCGGCACTAAAACAAGCAGGTATCGATGTGACTGAGATTGATACTGTTCTTTTAACCCACCTTCATCCTGATCATATTGGCGGGCTTAGTGCGGATAAAAAGCGGTTGTTCCCAAATGCGGAAATTGTTGTCAATTCTACCGAATGGGATTTTTGGCATGGCTCAGCTGCAGATGGTCTGCCTAGTCAGGTTCAACCCTTCGTGCAGATCGCGCGTGATTTGACAGAGCCTTATAAAGACAGATTAAGAACTTTCGATAATGATGCAGAGGTATTGCCAGGCATTCAGGCCAAGTTCATGCCAGGACATACGCCTGGGCATGTTGGTTTCCATTTACATGATGCTGGTGAGGACCTGTTATTTTGGGGAGATCTGATTCATCTGCCGCGATTACAATTCAATAATCCCGAATGGCTGATTGCCTTTGATATGGACCCCGCGCAGACAGCTAAAACACGCGCCAGAATGTTAGATATGGCAGCAGCGGATAGAGTGCCGGTAACGGGTGCACATTTGGAGTTTCCTGGCTTTGGTTATGTGGATCAAACTGCAAATGGGTATGATTTTGTACCAGCAGCCTATGATTATTCACTATAA
- the mgtE gene encoding magnesium transporter → MVETDSHNDQDVDIAVKTLEDSHDNGSIYDDEGRIRSDFRKTVGRALDSGNIDHLNGLVAALHESEMGDLLESLKPRRRQKLVEVLGDSFDFAALTEVDEAIRVEIVDYIPNKDVARRIGELDSDDAVFILEDLEASDRDAILAELPFIERVRLRRSLEYPEDSAGRRMQSEFVAVPPFWTVGQTIDYMRIDKDLPESFSQIFVIDATYKLVGSIDLDKILRTKRQVRTEEILNDTIHPIPALMDQEEAALVFEQYDLLSAAVIDHNERLVGVLTIDDVVDVINEEAEEDIKALAGVGDEELSDNVFAAFRSRFAWLLINLLTSIGASMVIGAFDATIQQMVALAVLMPIVASMGGNAGTQTMTVTVRALATRDLDIYNTGRIIQREALVGAVNGVLFAALIGVVAAFWFDNIDLGFVIGIAMIINMISAALAGILLPLMLDKLGVDPAISSTVFVTTVTDVVGFFAFLGLAGWWFSFL, encoded by the coding sequence ATGGTCGAAACAGATAGTCATAACGATCAGGATGTGGATATTGCGGTGAAGACACTCGAAGATTCCCATGATAATGGCAGCATCTATGATGATGAAGGCCGTATTCGATCCGATTTCCGAAAAACAGTCGGTAGAGCGCTCGATAGCGGCAATATAGATCATCTTAATGGTCTGGTTGCAGCTCTTCACGAGTCTGAGATGGGTGATCTGCTCGAATCTCTTAAACCAAGGCGACGGCAGAAGCTTGTTGAGGTGCTTGGAGATTCGTTTGATTTTGCTGCATTAACAGAAGTCGATGAGGCAATTCGTGTTGAAATTGTCGACTATATTCCAAACAAGGATGTTGCGCGCCGGATTGGTGAGCTTGATTCGGATGATGCCGTTTTCATTCTCGAAGATCTTGAAGCATCGGATCGAGATGCAATTCTTGCCGAGTTGCCATTTATAGAACGTGTTCGTCTTCGTCGTTCGCTGGAATATCCCGAAGATTCTGCTGGTCGTCGAATGCAAAGTGAGTTTGTTGCGGTGCCGCCATTTTGGACGGTTGGGCAAACAATTGACTATATGCGCATAGACAAAGACCTGCCGGAAAGCTTTAGCCAAATTTTTGTAATTGATGCGACCTATAAACTTGTAGGTTCCATTGATCTCGATAAAATTTTACGCACAAAACGGCAGGTTCGTACCGAAGAAATTCTAAATGATACGATCCACCCCATTCCGGCCCTGATGGATCAGGAAGAGGCGGCACTCGTGTTCGAGCAATATGACTTGCTCTCCGCAGCCGTGATCGATCATAACGAGCGCCTAGTAGGTGTTCTTACCATTGATGATGTTGTTGATGTTATCAACGAAGAAGCCGAAGAAGATATCAAAGCACTTGCTGGCGTGGGCGATGAGGAATTGTCTGATAATGTTTTTGCAGCATTTCGATCGCGTTTCGCATGGCTTTTGATCAATCTACTCACCTCAATTGGCGCTTCTATGGTCATCGGTGCGTTTGATGCAACCATCCAGCAAATGGTCGCACTCGCGGTGCTCATGCCTATCGTTGCCTCTATGGGTGGTAATGCTGGCACTCAAACGATGACGGTGACGGTGAGGGCGCTCGCCACCCGTGACCTTGATATATACAATACCGGGCGTATTATCCAACGTGAGGCACTTGTTGGCGCGGTCAATGGAGTGCTTTTTGCTGCGCTTATCGGCGTTGTTGCCGCATTTTGGTTTGATAATATTGATCTTGGTTTTGTAATCGGGATTGCTATGATTATAAACATGATTTCGGCAGCGCTTGCAGGTATCTTGTTGCCACTCATGCTCGATAAACTTGGCGTTGATCCTGCTATTTCGTCCACTGTGTTTGTTACTACCGTGACTGATGTCGTTGGATTTTTTGCCTTCTTGGGGCTTGCGGGATGGTGGTTCTCGTTCTTATAG
- a CDS encoding MerR family DNA-binding transcriptional regulator, producing the protein MVNLYTITQLTREFDISTRTLRFYEDEGLIRPERRGRTRLYTGADRRRIDKILCARRVGFSVAEIAEMLKLQVELPDTTNQLRGVMDGIEKKRADLRQQRRDLELVIDDLDNLEDSCLAKLAEIGVGT; encoded by the coding sequence ATGGTTAATTTATATACAATCACCCAGCTAACCCGAGAATTTGATATCTCTACTCGCACGTTGCGCTTTTACGAAGATGAAGGCTTGATTAGACCCGAGCGCCGGGGCCGCACAAGGCTGTACACAGGTGCTGATCGTCGCCGGATTGATAAAATCTTATGTGCAAGGCGGGTAGGGTTTTCTGTCGCCGAAATTGCGGAGATGCTCAAGCTTCAAGTCGAACTACCTGATACTACCAATCAGCTGCGCGGTGTAATGGATGGCATTGAGAAAAAACGCGCCGATCTTAGGCAGCAGCGTCGCGACTTGGAGCTGGTGATTGATGATTTGGATAATCTCGAAGATTCCTGCCTGGCAAAACTCGCTGAAATTGGTGTTGGAACCTAA
- a CDS encoding MerR family transcriptional regulator: protein MQAKEAADRLGITQRILRHYEKVGLLDVRRTDNGYRIYSEADLRRAGRIRDFIATGFSTREILAMSACLSDDADGPCEGGIAQLTEKLAHIDRLRDELDTRRDAILDRLAKLKAELSN from the coding sequence ATGCAGGCCAAGGAAGCCGCCGACAGGCTCGGCATTACACAGCGCATTTTGCGTCATTATGAGAAGGTTGGTCTTTTGGATGTGCGCCGGACAGACAATGGCTATCGCATTTATAGCGAAGCCGATTTACGCCGCGCTGGTCGCATCCGTGATTTCATTGCAACGGGCTTTTCCACCCGTGAAATACTGGCTATGAGCGCCTGCCTGTCAGATGATGCTGATGGCCCTTGTGAAGGCGGAATTGCCCAACTGACTGAAAAACTTGCCCATATCGACCGCTTGCGGGATGAGCTGGACACACGACGAGACGCCATTCTTGACCGCCTCGCCAAACTAAAAGCCGAGCTTTCAAACTAG
- a CDS encoding phospholipid-binding protein, with amino-acid sequence MAKLSAGVIFTTISLSLLPINHAFAADFSIGFSWSGLKKCTSGKPNRVQNPPFTLKNVPTGTARIDFKMKDRNVPSYNHGGGKVKYKGGSSIARGAFKYKSPCPPNGKHTYEWTATARDAKGKKLAVAKARRSYP; translated from the coding sequence ATGGCTAAGTTAAGTGCTGGCGTAATATTCACAACAATTTCACTATCACTCCTACCTATCAATCATGCATTTGCTGCGGATTTTAGTATTGGGTTTAGTTGGAGCGGTCTAAAAAAATGTACCAGCGGTAAGCCCAATCGGGTACAAAACCCACCGTTTACGCTTAAGAACGTACCTACTGGAACTGCCAGAATTGATTTCAAGATGAAGGATCGAAATGTTCCGTCCTACAATCATGGCGGGGGCAAAGTTAAATATAAAGGTGGATCAAGTATTGCACGCGGGGCATTTAAATATAAAAGTCCATGTCCTCCCAATGGTAAACATACCTATGAGTGGACCGCCACAGCCAGAGATGCCAAAGGCAAAAAACTAGCCGTTGCGAAGGCGCGTAGGAGTTATCCGTAA
- a CDS encoding LysR family transcriptional regulator, with translation MAELDWNDIKVFLALFRGRSVRAAAGELLMSHSTVSRHLTDLETSLGAVLFTRSRDGLLATAVAEQVFTKAEQVESEVLDFQREAESLDTELAGQVRVTSPPLLSQYMLMPHLASFTRKYPGIEISLNTSYSIDDLMRGAADVAFRFQFNPDDSLVGRRLPDFVERAYASPQYIANHWFEDNKTNANWIGRGTIDPGHRWITEGPFPDAEVKHQISDLLDQAEAAKEGLGMIVSPCFFADSLNGLVRIPGTGPVSTRPGWVLTHPDLRSSVRVMTFVRFLVAEMTKQEALIKGDTV, from the coding sequence ATGGCCGAACTGGATTGGAACGACATCAAGGTATTTCTGGCGCTGTTTCGAGGCCGTTCTGTTCGCGCAGCAGCGGGAGAGTTGTTGATGAGCCATTCAACGGTTTCAAGACACCTAACCGATTTGGAAACAAGTTTAGGCGCAGTGTTGTTCACCCGCTCGCGCGACGGCTTGCTGGCAACCGCAGTTGCCGAACAGGTTTTTACAAAGGCAGAACAGGTCGAAAGTGAGGTTCTTGACTTTCAACGTGAGGCAGAGAGCTTGGATACGGAACTTGCAGGCCAGGTTCGTGTGACATCGCCACCGTTGTTGTCCCAGTACATGTTGATGCCACACCTTGCCTCCTTCACGCGAAAATATCCTGGAATTGAGATTTCGCTTAATACAAGTTATTCAATTGACGATCTGATGAGGGGCGCGGCTGACGTTGCGTTCCGGTTCCAGTTTAATCCAGATGATAGTTTGGTAGGTCGGCGGCTTCCTGATTTTGTGGAACGCGCATATGCATCACCGCAATATATCGCCAATCATTGGTTTGAAGACAATAAGACAAATGCAAACTGGATTGGGCGGGGTACAATCGATCCCGGCCACAGGTGGATCACGGAGGGGCCGTTCCCTGATGCGGAAGTGAAACACCAAATTTCTGATTTACTGGATCAGGCAGAAGCGGCGAAAGAAGGTTTGGGGATGATCGTTTCTCCATGCTTTTTTGCCGACTCGTTAAATGGCTTGGTTCGTATTCCCGGAACTGGACCTGTCTCTACGCGGCCAGGATGGGTTTTGACCCATCCCGATTTGCGTTCTTCAGTTCGAGTGATGACCTTTGTTAGGTTTCTTGTAGCAGAAATGACCAAACAAGAAGCCCTAATTAAAGGTGATACGGTATAG
- a CDS encoding MYG1 family protein, with protein sequence MTITHLVTHSGGFHADELLSSVILTRLFPKAELKRTRDHKWLAPADDKIIYDVGGDYNADAQVFDHHQRPSPLREDGQPFSSFGLIWAHYGHQYLTSLDVPADNIEAIHVAFDRKFVLPIDLLDNGAMEPSVAGPLSDLTLPAFFESLKPVFDDTSPTAYDDAFFATLPIARSFVEAQIGNITAKARAKNIVMEAIAKAGASPILELPMGMPYGAALDEVGADHMLFVVNPRGEDWTLNGIKLSKDTFDQRADLPAAWAGLTDAALEDACGVKGAKFCHNALFIAVADSREAIMKMADLAVREAR encoded by the coding sequence ATGACGATCACCCATCTTGTCACCCATTCAGGCGGCTTTCATGCAGACGAATTGCTATCCTCTGTCATCCTAACCCGTCTTTTCCCTAAGGCTGAACTTAAACGAACGCGCGATCATAAATGGCTGGCACCTGCCGATGATAAAATCATTTACGATGTAGGCGGTGACTACAATGCCGATGCGCAAGTCTTCGATCATCATCAGCGGCCCAGTCCTTTACGAGAAGATGGTCAACCATTTAGCTCTTTTGGTTTGATTTGGGCGCATTATGGGCATCAATATTTAACGAGTTTGGACGTGCCCGCAGATAATATTGAGGCAATTCATGTAGCGTTTGATAGGAAATTTGTGCTGCCCATCGATCTGTTGGACAATGGTGCGATGGAGCCATCTGTGGCGGGCCCATTGTCAGATTTAACACTCCCAGCGTTTTTTGAAAGTTTAAAGCCCGTGTTTGATGATACCTCGCCAACAGCTTACGACGATGCCTTTTTTGCAACTTTGCCAATCGCGCGTAGTTTTGTAGAGGCACAAATCGGTAATATCACAGCAAAAGCCCGCGCGAAAAATATCGTGATGGAAGCCATCGCCAAAGCTGGTGCATCACCTATTCTGGAATTACCCATGGGCATGCCTTATGGTGCAGCGCTTGATGAGGTAGGTGCCGATCACATGCTGTTTGTTGTTAATCCGCGCGGAGAAGATTGGACGCTCAATGGTATTAAGTTGTCAAAAGACACATTCGATCAACGCGCAGATTTACCCGCTGCATGGGCAGGGCTAACAGACGCTGCGCTAGAAGACGCTTGCGGGGTCAAAGGTGCTAAATTTTGTCACAATGCGCTATTTATCGCGGTTGCAGATTCACGCGAAGCAATAATGAAAATGGCTGACCTTGCAGTGAGAGAAGCTAGGTAG
- a CDS encoding LysR family transcriptional regulator, producing MDRLGYFESFLEVLDQGSLSAAARVRGISQPAISQQMAALEADFGTPLLQRSATGTTATRAGRIISRHAAELVTTHRRMRADISALSTTPGGEIRISISRVMAENPVGIALQKLHGAYPNLQLMVKVEDRLVDVVDEGYDLALRTGEIGNSDAIVRKIGQFETVLVAAPSYLDRNGRPTDHSEMGQHAFVQYADHRAHGFHTVQKGGEDAEIELATKLVVDTPSHLMNALIDGLGFARLPRVLANDYIQKGTLEVMLPDYVVEPKNIYLVYPHRHAVTKNMRVVINAIYDGLHNYGRTRVIRHQDLQMSA from the coding sequence ATGGATCGCCTTGGATATTTTGAGAGTTTTCTAGAAGTACTGGATCAAGGCTCCCTTAGTGCCGCTGCCCGAGTTCGGGGTATTAGCCAACCGGCAATTAGTCAACAAATGGCTGCATTGGAGGCTGATTTTGGAACTCCTTTGCTCCAGAGAAGCGCTACTGGCACCACTGCGACACGGGCAGGCCGGATTATCTCGCGGCATGCGGCGGAACTTGTGACCACACACAGACGAATGCGAGCAGACATCTCTGCCCTGTCAACGACACCAGGAGGTGAGATACGCATTAGTATCAGCAGGGTCATGGCCGAAAACCCTGTTGGGATTGCGTTGCAAAAACTGCATGGAGCTTATCCAAATTTGCAGCTGATGGTTAAAGTTGAAGATCGGCTCGTGGATGTCGTCGATGAGGGGTATGATCTTGCACTACGCACAGGCGAGATTGGCAATTCTGATGCTATCGTGCGCAAAATCGGCCAATTCGAAACTGTGCTTGTCGCAGCGCCGTCATATCTGGATCGAAACGGTCGACCAACCGATCATTCAGAAATGGGGCAGCATGCTTTTGTACAATATGCTGATCACCGTGCACATGGATTTCACACTGTACAGAAGGGCGGTGAAGACGCAGAGATTGAATTGGCAACCAAGCTGGTTGTGGATACCCCCTCACACCTGATGAATGCTTTAATTGATGGTCTTGGCTTTGCCCGCTTACCGCGGGTTTTAGCCAACGACTATATTCAGAAAGGAACGTTAGAAGTGATGTTACCTGACTATGTAGTCGAACCGAAGAATATCTATCTGGTCTATCCCCATCGGCATGCTGTAACTAAGAATATGCGCGTAGTTATTAATGCGATCTATGACGGACTGCATAATTATGGGCGTACACGGGTGATCCGTCACCAAGATTTACAGATGAGTGCGTAG
- a CDS encoding DUF3750 domain-containing protein has product MGVWSLGDRPEGWRQANWSSAGVLPKNPPINKAEIYVLTARTGGMKGAFATHSWLVLKSAGARRYDRYEVVGWGSPLRKNAYDADGHWYSNKPVINHQITGKEAERLLPQIEKAISNYRWRQRGDYTLWPGPNSNTFVASILRQVPSLAASTPSTAVGRDFPADGKWAGRRSDGAVFATLGGYFGIVLGGSTGLEFNFLGLVAGVNPWAREVLIPAFGAVRVL; this is encoded by the coding sequence TTGGGTGTCTGGAGCCTGGGGGATCGGCCAGAAGGCTGGCGGCAGGCAAATTGGTCAAGTGCAGGGGTTTTGCCAAAAAATCCACCCATAAACAAAGCCGAGATTTATGTGCTGACGGCTCGCACCGGCGGCATGAAGGGCGCGTTTGCAACCCATTCCTGGCTGGTGCTCAAGTCCGCGGGTGCGCGGCGTTATGATCGCTATGAGGTTGTGGGGTGGGGCAGTCCGCTGCGCAAGAATGCTTATGATGCGGATGGTCATTGGTATTCCAACAAGCCGGTTATCAACCATCAGATAACTGGTAAAGAGGCCGAACGGCTCTTGCCGCAAATCGAAAAGGCAATCAGCAACTATCGCTGGCGCCAGCGGGGTGATTATACGCTTTGGCCGGGGCCGAATTCCAACACATTTGTGGCCAGCATTTTAAGGCAGGTGCCAAGCCTCGCCGCATCAACGCCCAGCACCGCCGTGGGGCGGGATTTTCCCGCAGATGGCAAATGGGCAGGCCGCCGCAGCGATGGCGCTGTGTTTGCAACATTAGGCGGGTATTTTGGCATTGTCTTGGGTGGCAGCACCGGGTTGGAGTTCAACTTTCTGGGCCTCGTAGCAGGCGTTAACCCTTGGGCGCGGGAAGTGCTCATTCCGGCCTTTGGCGCGGTTCGGGTTTTGTGA
- a CDS encoding SDR family oxidoreductase gives MISNNSWQDKVAIVTGGSSGIGHATAQALAERGAGVLITGRNAERLTDAARAIEGVQTLQIDSADPDSGKRIVEAVLNRWGQLDLIVNNSGAGQPMPMGAYDANAIKNMSDVNIIAPSMLVSEGRAVLAQTKGAIVNISTAVSRNAVPMMAHYAATKAALEHLTKSWAIEMAGDGIRVNAIAPGPVKSGALTGMMGLPDEMAQQIEEQEASQVPLGRRGVPSDIVPWVLRLGSSDNEWLTGQIITVDGGWADRS, from the coding sequence ATGATATCGAATAATAGTTGGCAGGATAAAGTGGCAATTGTGACGGGAGGCAGCTCTGGCATCGGACACGCCACCGCGCAGGCACTTGCCGAGCGTGGGGCAGGGGTTCTGATAACCGGGCGCAATGCCGAAAGGCTCACTGACGCTGCAAGGGCAATTGAAGGCGTGCAAACATTGCAAATCGATAGTGCTGACCCTGATAGTGGCAAACGTATTGTTGAGGCTGTGTTGAACCGGTGGGGGCAGCTTGATCTTATCGTCAACAATTCAGGTGCGGGCCAGCCCATGCCAATGGGCGCATATGATGCCAACGCGATCAAGAACATGTCTGATGTGAACATTATTGCGCCTTCCATGCTGGTGAGCGAAGGGCGAGCGGTACTTGCGCAAACAAAGGGCGCGATTGTGAACATTAGCACCGCAGTATCACGGAACGCAGTTCCCATGATGGCCCATTATGCGGCGACAAAAGCGGCTCTGGAGCATCTGACGAAATCTTGGGCCATCGAGATGGCAGGCGATGGTATTCGTGTTAACGCCATTGCACCCGGTCCGGTTAAAAGCGGTGCGTTGACAGGCATGATGGGATTGCCGGACGAGATGGCGCAGCAAATCGAAGAGCAGGAAGCCAGCCAGGTTCCGCTAGGGCGGCGCGGTGTCCCTTCTGATATTGTGCCCTGGGTGCTGAGACTTGGCAGCTCGGATAACGAATGGCTGACGGGTCAGATAATCACCGTGGACGGTGGTTGGGCAGATCGTAGCTAA